TCTATCACGTTCTAAAATATCTTTAATCAAATCTTTTAAATCAATTATTTCACCAGACTTTTCTAATTCCAAAAATCTTCTTTTAGCTCTTGATTCTATATTTGCTATCATATAAATTTTAACATCAGCATTAGGATAAACAACAGTTCCAATATCTCTTCCATCTAAAACAACGCCTCCTTTTTTACCCATTTCCCTTTGCAACTCAACCATTCTTTTTCTAACAAGTGGATACATACAAACAACTGAAACATTATTAGAAATATCATTTTTACGAATTTCCTTAGAAACATCTATTTCATTAAGCATTACTTTTAAAAGAAATTCTTTATCATGCTCAATTTTTATATTTACATTCATTGCAATGAACTCTACATCATCTTTATTACTCGGGGATACTCCGGCTTGTAATACTGCTAAAGTAATTGCACGATACATAGCACCTGTATCAATGTAATTTAAATTGAGTTTTTTTGCAACCAACTTTGCAGTAGTACTTTTTCCTGAAGCAGCAGGACCATCAATTGCTATTACAATTTTATCCCTTATCATAAATATAATTATTAGTTATAAAATTAGATCCTGACAAATTGCAACAGGATATACTTTAAAAAATATAGAATAAAAAAATATGATTTATCTTAGAATCATTTGATTTCTTGCGGGTCCTGTACCAATTGATGATATTTTTACTTCTAAATAATTTTCTATAAATGAAATATAATTTTGAGCTTCTGAAGGTAAATTATCAAAACCATCAAAATTTTTTAATTCAGTATTCCAACCTTTTAAAGTTTCAAATATTGGTATTACTTTCTCTAGTGTAACTGCATCACTAGGGAAATATTTTACAAATTTTCCATCTATAGTGTAACTTGTACAAACCTTTATTTCTGAGAATTTATTTAAAACATCAAATTTAGTTAAAGCAATTTCTTTCACTCCGTTAATCATACAAGAGTATTTTAAAGCAAATAAATCTAACCATCCACATCTTCTTGGTCTGCCAGTAGTAGCTCCAAATTCTTGTCCTTCACTTCTAAGAGTTTCACCAATTCCATCTACAAGTTCAGTTGGAAATGGTCCGTTACCCACTCTAGTGCAGTAAGCTTTTGCTATTCCAATTACATTTGTAATAGATGTTGGAGGAACTCCAAGCCCTGTGCAAGCACCACCACTAGTAGGTGAAGAACTTGTAACAAATGGATAAGTTCCATGATCAATATCTAATAAAGCACCTTGAGCACCTTCAAGTAACAAGTTTTTGCCTGATTTTATTGCGTCATTTAAAAAGTAAGTTGTGTCGGTAATAAAAGAATCTATTCTCTTATCAAATTCCAGATATTCTGTAATAGTCTTTTCAACGTCTAACTGAACTGAATCATATAATTTGTCAAATGATTTGTTTTTTTGTTGAATTGCAGATCTAAATTTTTCAGAGAGTTTATCTCTATCCAACAAATCAACAATTCTAATACCAGATCTATTATATTTATCAATATAAGCAGGACCAATCCCTCTGCCCGT
Above is a window of Chlorobiota bacterium DNA encoding:
- a CDS encoding adenylosuccinate synthase, yielding MSVQIIVGAQWGDEGKGKIVDLLAEKSDIVARYQGGANAGHTIVVGDRKYVLHLIPSGILHDGVICVIGNGVVIDPTALMEEITLLESFGISVSGRLKISHNAHLIMPYHKQLDKLQESGQRIGTTGRGIGPAYIDKYNRSGIRIVDLLDRDKLSEKFRSAIQQKNKSFDKLYDSVQLDVEKTITEYLEFDKRIDSFITDTTYFLNDAIKSGKNLLLEGAQGALLDIDHGTYPFVTSSSPTSGGACTGLGVPPTSITNVIGIAKAYCTRVGNGPFPTELVDGIGETLRSEGQEFGATTGRPRRCGWLDLFALKYSCMINGVKEIALTKFDVLNKFSEIKVCTSYTIDGKFVKYFPSDAVTLEKVIPIFETLKGWNTELKNFDGFDNLPSEAQNYISFIENYLEVKISSIGTGPARNQMILR
- a CDS encoding (d)CMP kinase, encoding MRDKIVIAIDGPAASGKSTTAKLVAKKLNLNYIDTGAMYRAITLAVLQAGVSPSNKDDVEFIAMNVNIKIEHDKEFLLKVMLNEIDVSKEIRKNDISNNVSVVCMYPLVRKRMVELQREMGKKGGVVLDGRDIGTVVYPNADVKIYMIANIESRAKRRFLELEKSGEIIDLKDLIKDILERDRIDSTRDESPLKKADDAIELDTSNMSITEQVNSVLKIIETKTNVL